ATGGGGTTGTAATTTATATTGACATCAACAACGATCCTCTTGGGAATCTCCCTGTCGGAGCAGAAGCGGATTCCCGTGAGGCTGATGTCATGGACCGATCCTTTTATGGTGCCTTCGCTGTCAGATACATAAGTGACATCGACAAACTGAAGCCTGGGAGCTTTCCTTTTCTCATCATCAGTCATAGGTAAAACCTTCCTTCTTAGCCGAATCTGTCAAGGCGGTCCAGACATATGAAAATACCCGGTTTTTTCTATACTTTCGATGAAAAGATGCCAATTCCTCTCATCGCCTGTCAGTCGAGAGAGGCCCGGGAACCTCTTCCCGGGGGATTGAAAAGAGCCCGGTAATAGTATAGAATGAGGCTATCCTGCCTTAACGGGTGAGTTCAGGGATCGTGAGCCTATGAAAAAGAAATGGCTTCTCTTAAGCCAGTATGTGGCATTTCTGCTGCTGCTGCCCCTGGCAGTCTTCATGGCCTGCGATCTTTTCTCCAGCAGGAGCGCCACTTCACTGCCTTACAGCGGGAAAAGGGCTTACCGCCATGCGGCAGCCCTCTCATACAGGACCTGCACCTCCCCTGACGGCAGCTCTTTTGCGCCTTCCGCTTCATATATAAGGCGGCACCTCGTGGAATGCGGATTGAAGATCGCCCAGATTCAGTGCGATGGAGGAAGGATCAACCATATTTCAGGTATATTGCCGGGAGCTTCAGATCACATTATTATCCTTGCCACCTCCTATAATAAGGCCGGTGAGGGGAGAGGAAGCCATGAAGCTTTTCCGGCAGCAGCAGGAGTGCTGCTGGAGCTGGCCAGGTCCTCCTCGGTGAAAAAACAGGGCCTGACCGTCTGGTTTACCTTTCTTGACGGGGCATCTGACGGTGGAAAGGGCAATAAAAAGGCCCTGGAATTCATCAGGAGCCTTGCAGCCCAGGATGAGCTCTCAAGGGTAAAGGCTTTCATATATATTGATCCTGCCTGCCAGGGAGTTGATGGCACTTTTGTTGAGAAGGATTCAACTCAATGGCTCTCTGATTCTCTCAGGAAATCGGCAGGGCGCCTCGGGTGCGGGAGCAGTCTGGACAGTGCTCCCATAAGCAGGAAAGAAGTGCATGCCCTCTTTATCGAAAAGGGCATTCCGGCCCTGGCTCTCCTCGACAGCGGCCGAATTCCTGGTGAGGTGGGCCCGCCTGACGAGAGGATGGCCGCAGAGAAGCTCCACATGCTGGGAAGAATCATTGAGAACCTCGTGGTGACTATTGATCCGGCGGGCCGCGGAAGATGACCGGCGAGGCATAAAGAGGGAGGGGGGAGAATATATTAGGAAGGAGAGCATTGAATAACCATGATGCAGAAATTCCTTGAGATGTTCAAGCCGGTGCCCGATGCCGGGGAGATGCTCACCGATGCCGGGGAGATCAAGAAAAAGTACCGCTACTGGCGTATAAGAATGATGTATTCCACCTTCATCGGGTACGCCGTTTTTTATTTCGTGAGGCAGAACATGTCCATTGCCATGCCCCTGATGGAGAAAGCAATGGGAATAGGAAAAGACAGCCTCGGCCTCTTTCTCACCCTTCACAAACTCCTGTACGGCGTGTCCAAGTTCCTGAACGGCATCCTGGGAGACAGGGCGAACCCCCGGTATTTCATGGCCATAGGGCTTCTGATGTCAGCCCTTATGAACATCTTTTTCGGTTTTTCAAGCTCCGTGATTGCCTTCGGAATATTCTGGATGCTGAACGGGTGGTTCCAGGGGATGGGATTCCCCCCCTGCGCGAGAACCCTCAGCCACTGGTTCAGTCCCAAGGAGCGCGGCACCAAGTGGGCCATGTGGAATTCCTCCCACCAGGTGGGAGCCGGCCTCATCCTTGTCCTGGCGGGCTATCTGGCCGGCAGAGAGCTGAATCTCCCGATTCCCTCCTTCCTGGGCAGAGGCCCGGTCTTTCACCTGGCGGGATGGCAGCTCTGCTTCATCGTGCCGGCCCTTATTGCCATGGCGACGGCTTTCTTCGCCATCAACAGGCTTCGCGACACGCCGGGCTCCCTTGGCCTTCCCCCCGTGGAACAGTATATGAATGATGAAGGGGCGGCAGTCACCAAGGACTCCTTTGACAATGAGTCCTTTAAAAAATTCCTCCGCCGCCATGTCTTCGGCAACAAATACATATGGTACATAAGCTTTGCGAATTTCTTCGTCTATATCCTCCGTTACGGCTTCCTGGACTGGGCGCCGTCATGCCTCAAGGAGATGAAGGGAATACCTCTCGCGCATGGGGGCTGGATCACGGCGGGGTTCGAGCTCTTCGGCCTTGTGGGCTCTGTGCTGGCAGGATGGCTTACCGACAAGTATCTCAAGAGCAGGCGCGCACCTGTGTGCGTGGCCTACATGGCGGTAACGCTCGTCCTTGTAATGGCTTTCTGGAAGCTCCCTCCCGGAAACACCTTGAATGCCACTCTGCTTCTCTTTGCCCTCGGCTTTTTCATCTACGGGCCCCAGTTCCTTGTCGGCGTCACCACCGCGGACCTGGCCTCAAAGCATGCAGCAGCCACGGCAATCGGGCTCACGGGCTTTTTCGGGTACCTGAGCGGCATAGTGTCAGGGTATGGTATGGGGCTCACGGTGAAATTGTATGGATGGGACGGAGGATTCTATATCATGATAGTCTCTGCGGTCCTCGCCGCGCTCCTTTTCACCCTCTGCTGGAATGCCCGCCCCATGCATGAGCAGGTCTGACTCCTCCCTCACGCCAGCTTCCTGTTCAGGGCCAGGCAGAGCTGCCTGAGCTCTTCGAACTCCCCGAAGGGGAGGACCGTTCCCCTGTAGGTATGGAATGTGTTGTTGTGGAAAAGGGGGTCCCAGGCCTCGGGAGATCCTGTGCCGGGAAAGTCGTTCCAGAGGCCCGTGCCCGGTATGGGTGAGTATTCCACGAGCTTTCCCAGGGCTCCCCATCGGTGAACGGCAAGGAGAGCCTCCCTGATCTCCGCGCTCATTACCCCGGGAACACCGGCCATCACATAAACCCCGATATCCCTCGGGCTGAATCCGGCCTCATTGAGGCACCTGATGGCTTTTTCCATCGCGTGGGCGGAGACTTTCCCCCCCGTGGAATGTTGCATTTCTCTTGAGAGAAATTCAAGACCGAGACGGATGGTCTTAAAGCCCGCTTTTTTCAATGTCGAGGCCACCGGCCCGTCAATGAAGCACCCGTGGAGGGCGTTGGGGGTATGAATTTTCCATTTCTGGCCTTCCTGTGTCATCCTCGAGAGGAGGGGACCTGCATGGCGCTTATAACGGTAGAGGAAGGCATCGTCATAGAGCACGAGGTGGTCCAGGGACCTCTCGGATGAGATCTTCTCAAGCATGGAGAGGATCTCGCCACTGTCTCTGGAGTGGTAATGGGGATAAAGCAGCGATGAAGCGCAGTAGGAGCAGCGCCAGGGACATCCCGTCGAGGTGAGGAGGGGCAGATATTCCATGTGCTCAATCATCTCATAGGCGGGCATTGGCAGGTCGGCATATGAATCATAACGGTGCACCCTTTCTTTTCCTGTGAGAGACGAGAGAATATCCAGCAGGGAACCGGCCTCGCCGCTGGATATGACGTGGTGGGCTCCGGAGTGAATTCTGGCATGGTCAGGGGCGAGCCTGCAGTATAATCCCCCGAGAATTACCGGCGCTCCAGGAAAAGACTCCCGGACTTCCGCTATTGCCTCGTGGGCGCCGCCGTACCAGTAGGTCATGCCTGAGCCGACGAGAACCGCATCGGGTTGACTCATGGAGGCAAGCATTGCCTTGAATGACTTGAGGGGGATGCCGTAACGCTTGTATCTCCTGGGGATATCCCTGAAAAGGAAGGGCTTTTCCAGCTCCTCCCAGTAATATTTACCGCACC
The Candidatus Eremiobacterota bacterium genome window above contains:
- a CDS encoding radical SAM protein, whose amino-acid sequence is MAAKKLLVINPWIHDFKAYDLWMSPLGLLTVIALLKREGYEVHYLDCLNRNHEGIPSHERPPSGPSGCGKYYWEELEKPFLFRDIPRRYKRYGIPLKSFKAMLASMSQPDAVLVGSGMTYWYGGAHEAIAEVRESFPGAPVILGGLYCRLAPDHARIHSGAHHVISSGEAGSLLDILSSLTGKERVHRYDSYADLPMPAYEMIEHMEYLPLLTSTGCPWRCSYCASSLLYPHYHSRDSGEILSMLEKISSERSLDHLVLYDDAFLYRYKRHAGPLLSRMTQEGQKWKIHTPNALHGCFIDGPVASTLKKAGFKTIRLGLEFLSREMQHSTGGKVSAHAMEKAIRCLNEAGFSPRDIGVYVMAGVPGVMSAEIREALLAVHRWGALGKLVEYSPIPGTGLWNDFPGTGSPEAWDPLFHNNTFHTYRGTVLPFGEFEELRQLCLALNRKLA
- a CDS encoding MFS transporter, whose amino-acid sequence is MMQKFLEMFKPVPDAGEMLTDAGEIKKKYRYWRIRMMYSTFIGYAVFYFVRQNMSIAMPLMEKAMGIGKDSLGLFLTLHKLLYGVSKFLNGILGDRANPRYFMAIGLLMSALMNIFFGFSSSVIAFGIFWMLNGWFQGMGFPPCARTLSHWFSPKERGTKWAMWNSSHQVGAGLILVLAGYLAGRELNLPIPSFLGRGPVFHLAGWQLCFIVPALIAMATAFFAINRLRDTPGSLGLPPVEQYMNDEGAAVTKDSFDNESFKKFLRRHVFGNKYIWYISFANFFVYILRYGFLDWAPSCLKEMKGIPLAHGGWITAGFELFGLVGSVLAGWLTDKYLKSRRAPVCVAYMAVTLVLVMAFWKLPPGNTLNATLLLFALGFFIYGPQFLVGVTTADLASKHAAATAIGLTGFFGYLSGIVSGYGMGLTVKLYGWDGGFYIMIVSAVLAALLFTLCWNARPMHEQV
- a CDS encoding PilZ domain-containing protein; its protein translation is MTDDEKRKAPRLQFVDVTYVSDSEGTIKGSVHDISLTGIRFCSDREIPKRIVVDVNINYNPINFMQKAHVVWSKKRSDGTYEHGAEFINVPKERKLLLEDHIKDIQGAIGQHE